AAACTGGATATCTAACTCCTGATTTACTCCTAGGTGCTGACCTGAAAGCTGTGGACCCAGTGAAAAGGAAGACAGCACAGGAGTGGGCACTCTTGACTGGCCGTTTTGAAACCATTGTGCGGATCCGAACCCTTCTGCAGCGTCCACGTGCCGAGCAATTCAGTAACAAGTATTTGCCTGAATGGCCTGCACTGCCTGGGCTGGTGGCACAAGAACTGGAAAAATCTGGGGCTGAGTGCCTATCGGAGAAAATCCGTGCCATGTTCACTATCAGATTTCCACATGATCCTGAGCCAGATGGTGTGTTGGATCACATGGTGCGCATGACCACTTGCTTGGCTAGTCCCTTTGTGGCCACTGCTTGCCGAACCATCTGTCCTGAGAATACACCAAAAGTGGGCAAGCACAGACTCTCAGTGCCAGAGATCCTCAACGAGTACATACCAGACCCTGATGCCAAATCCATGGCTAGCAGATCCTCTTGCAGTAGCCAActcatgacaccaaactgggttCTGGTGCCATACAAACCCCACAGCACCATCGTGAAAttgctctcccttcctttccGCTTGCATCGCAACATTGTTTACCCTGGTAGCATCCCAAAAATCAGACTCACCAAGGCGCCTGCCCAAAGGTCAGAGAAGCCGCCGGAGCCCCCCACGCCCTCCCAGAATACACTGACATTGCCTCGGTGGCGATACCAGGAACTCcgggaagcaagaaagaaagctGAAGAGCCAGTAGTAAAGCCCAAGAAGAAGTGCAATAAaaagaagagggaggggaaaCCCAGAAAGCCATAATCTGAGGGGTAGGCAACACTACAAACACCCATTTTGAAATCCAAACTGATTCAGAGGGCCACTTTATATATAGGGTCACCaggactgtgttggaaaatacctggagactttgggagtggggggaggggaggggcctcagcatggtacaatgccatagagtccacccttcaaagccgccattttctccaggggaactgatctctgccaatgggagatcacttgtaaaagcaggagatctccaggccccacctggaggttggcaaccctacacattacaaagtcctcCTGTTTGTTGGATGGTGACATGGGAGCCGTGAAGCAGACATGTGGGAGTTTTGCATGTCCCAGACTCCTGTGTGCCCTTTTCTTTTTGTGACTGAGGTACGTGGGCAAAAGCAGCTGCAGCCTTCTCCTCCATGCAGCTTTCTCCTTCTTTGCCTGCCAGCCTCAAGCTACCATTGGCTTCATTGCAAAACCACATGATTTCATTGTAACCACATGATTTTGCAAACCCTAATCCCAAACCCTTCAGATTAATTCTCTGCTCTAAATGTTCCCCTCCAAAAGTGTTTGGAGCACTGCGTCACACACCATTAGATGTGATTAGGGTGGCCGGGTCCCTCAGCTgccagtggggggtgggagggtagggttgccagatccaggttgggaaacgcctggagatatggggaaggagcctgggcaagacatggatctcagtggggtacaatgccattgagtccactctccaaagcagtcattttctccaggggaactaatctccgtagtctggagatgggctgtaattcggggggggggggggtccccaggtcccaaggtcccacctggaggctggcatccctaggtaaCCTGCGGTTTGTCCTTAAAGCATCTGTCTCAGCATAAGCCCCTTTAGCTCCCAACTGTAGCCTTCTACAATCCCTTTTTTATTTTAGGGTAAAGATCAATTTAACATTTGTAGAACAAAGGAGTTGGAAATTGCCTTCACCAAGGTAAGTACAAACAAACCTCTCTCTCCCTCGTCAGGCTGCAACTATGCTACAGAAATCAGCTTTGGGTGGTTAGCATCTGTGACCTCAGCCAAGTATTTTCTCCCCCTATCCTCAGAGCAATTTCACAACaaaggctgccaagctcccaccaggggtaggggatcccccggtctggagggccccaacctgctgaagggagcaggctgctggggagaTCCCTGCCCCCTAAGAGCCCCATCGCCGCAcactgtgatgtcatcatgccggggatgtcgcaccagggatgctctaggactcacgataaaactctatggtactatagattcatgataaaactctgtggtaccacagagttttatcaTGAGTCCTAGTGCCATGTCCCCAGCACGATGTCACTTTcaagtgatatcattgtgccgcACACGCTTTGTGCATGCAAGGAAACAGTCCCCCACTGTAGCGGTagaggggcttggcaaccctgtttacaACTGTATAGAACAGTGGTGTCAAACACAAGGCCTGGGGCCTAGAACCAGCCTATCCAGGGCTCTTAgctggcccatgagcaactggtgcaagggaGGGAACGGGGCTGCTCGGAGTGAGAGTAAGCAGAGCCACTCTGTGGCTTCAGCATGGCAGAACAACCTCATCTGCAGCAGCCAAGCAGAACTCCTTCATTTCATTGGCAGCCTCACCGGTAAATTGGGAGCCACCGCAGCCACAATCATGCCAGCTCAGGTATCCAAGGAGAGGTTGCACACCTCTCTGATCAGCCTGCAACTCCAGAGATGTCCCAATTCCTAAATGGCCATGGAGACTGACATTTGCACATGGGGGTGGGATAAAGACAATCCTCTGTTGGGGCCAGCTGGGTGTTGTGTGGGGGCATTCTCCAGCATTTTCTTCCAGACATCGGGCATAATCACACAACCAAGCACATGACTGGATGGCCAGGCCTCCCTCCCTCATGGACCACCCAACCACCTCATGGAGGGGGCAGTGTCAACAATCTCCAGTTAAACTGGTCACTGGGTGGCCTAGGGCCTCTGCCAAACGCAAGACCTCATATGCACAATGCCTGTTCCCTCATCAGACGATTCAGCAGCCTTCAGCCGGGGTGGCTGCTATCACATGAGGTGGCAAAGCTTGCTGATGATCTCTGGCTTGAACCCACAGCATTGCACCACCAACAATTGCTTGGCAGCCTTGGCCAGAAGTGGCCACTGCTGCATGGGTATCTCCAGCTAATTGAGCTTTGCCTGGCCTGGGTCCCACTGTGCACgtggccagggccagccctgccactaggcagactaggcaattgcctagggtgcaggCCTTCTGGGGtactgaattgggtgctccccatgtgactcagtgacgttatcagtttggggggggggggcggcagaagttagccttgccaagaGTGCTAGACAGTCTGGGGCCAGCCCTGTATGTGGCCTCAAACTTGAGCCGCCAACCCCCCAATTCCACAGGCAGAAGTGTAGTTCAGCTTGTCTTCCCAGTCCCTTTTTATGGTGGCTTGGGGGCAGAGGGGAACTCTTAACACccagtaggtttgccaatccccaggtcccagcagggattctccctctttcccaggctccttcctgcccccagtcagctggccgatgggggaagccccgcccccacagccaccatgtgactttccacctccggagacttcagtctctgattggaaaggcctCCTCTTGGGATGATTGCTCTGTgtgactttgaagaagttggcagcaactcatgagtaggcgccaatccctcacttcagagtcgccagaaacgggacgggggtgggaaatgtctgctgggcacttcattattccctatgtggagattgattctcatggggtataatggggactgttttttgaagtagaggcaccaaaatttcagtatagtatctagtgcctctccccaaaataccccccaagtttcaaaacgattggactagggggtccaattctatgagccccaaaagaaggtgcccctatccttcattatttcctatggaaggaaggcatctaaaaaggtgtgctgtccccttaaatgtgatggccagaactcccttggaggtcaattatgcttgtcacacccttgctcctggctccacccccaatatctccggAAATttttggaattggacttggcaaccctaacactcaGCCACTTCATGTTTTTACCCTGGGctgaggctcacagaattgaagGTAGAAGTGAGCTGGGGAAGGGGCTTGCCCCCCCCTTGCAGTGTGGGTGTGTCTGCCCAAGGCTGCAGGACTGGGTCTCCAGTCCACCCATGCAGGTTTTCTTCTGCACCCCTCCCAGCCCATGGGGCCTTGCAGTCAACACACACCAACTAGGAGCTTACCAGCGGCTGCCATTtgtaaggtttatatctctggtcTCTAGCATTATGTTTTATGGTACACACAACCTAGccaaagtcacatttatgtcagatctggccctcatagcaaatgagtttgacacctctggtataGTATAAGGTGAAGGCTGGATCTTCAAACAGATAAGCACacctgtaattaaaaaaaaaattaaaacatgggTAGTCTTCCCAAAGCTAGTACAGAGACAGGCCTAATATGTGACCCAGTGTTCACAATCACAGAATGCTcatcttttagggttgccaactgtaggttaggaaatgcctggagatttggaggtgaagcctgaggagagcaAGGTTTGtagaggagagacctcagcaaggtatcaTCCCATAGAATCCATTGTCCatacattttttccagggaaatggatctctgtagtgtggagctGTTAttccaggagctatccaggcttcacctggaggctggcaagcctacccaTCGCTCATAAAAATTTTGAGTCAGGGAAAGAAGCTGAGCTCACACCATGAACCACTATGACCTATTTGAATATTACATTCATCTTCACACTTTTAGCTAGGTCTAACTCACCCTTTCTTTCACTTCAAAACACATGTAGTcctcaaagaattccaaaaagaCCCAATTGAAACTTGTATTATTCCCAATGTCGCACACTATTTTTTGTTTTACTAGCTCAGGGAAAATTTACTGACCAATTCTTTACTGAAAGGGAAAGTCTTCTTTACTATAAGAGAGCATGTGAGCTTCTCCTGCTTGTGGTTTGGTGCTTTTAAGCCCAAGTAAGTAGGCAAGTTCACTTTAAAAAGATGGTACAATATAGAGCGGGAGAACTTTGCAATGATGTCACATCTTGGCTGATTTGGTGAAGGTACCACATACAAGCTTGCATGTACACCTAATATGCGTACAGATGGTTCTGCACGGATTTCTGCTCAGGCTACCTCAGGTTTGTAGGTTTTAAGCTGTACCTTAAAAATCACCAGAACAGGTCTCTAGGCCCCAGACAGCATACAGTACATTCATGTGTTATGATCACCACCACTGTTCAGCGAAGAGCGCTGAATGATACAATGTCAGTGCACGATAGCCATCATTCACCACTGAATTATTCTTTGTGGATCAACCCGTACAGTGGCAAAGAATTTCTATAATGTAAGTAAAGTATAATTTCCAATGATATGTGGATGCAGCCAAAGAAAACCTGTGTTTAAACTCCCCCTCCACGTGCGCACACAAAACCAATGAGTAGAATGGACTGTACCATGTCATACTGCAGATAGAAGATACTATATTCTTGTGCTCCTTATAAAGATCCCAATCCCTATTGCTAGAAACCTAGTAGATCAGACTTAATAGTTTATGCCTCACCCTCTCCATGCTATATGTTTGCTTGTTTTAATTAACTTGTGGATAATTTTTTTCACATTTGGTCATGTAATTCCCCATGAGCAGCACGAAGTGGTATAGTTCAAGCAGCCACTTCAACTCTCTACCATTTCATTCCAATTGACATGTTTGACCCCATTGCCATTTCTCTGATGAAACACAGCATTATTGCGAGAATAAAACTGAATCATTTCTTATGTACTTCCCTGAGCTTCCCGGATGAAAGGCAGATTATTCATGTGCAATAAATAATGAGGCTGAAAACACGCAGTTCTTTTCCCTGGTTTGTGTTCAGATAGAGCGTGGTAAATGGATATTTCAGGGGTTGCTTCCACATAAGGGATTTTCTTTCCATTTGGACAGTGAGATGCCCCTATTGTTTGGGGGAACATCCAGATGTCACACCCAATCCAACTCCTGGGGCTCTTCccaatgttttgttgttgtttttaaacctCCTTCAATCCAGCTCATGGGGAAAGCACAGAGTGGCTGTGGGTGTCTTTTGGTCCTTTAAGGGCCATTCTTTCTTTCATGACTTGGCTGCAAGGTAGCTTTACACTGTGGCCCAGCTGGAAAGGGGgatgccttctccccccccccccgaaaatgtTGTCAT
This region of Heteronotia binoei isolate CCM8104 ecotype False Entrance Well chromosome 13, APGP_CSIRO_Hbin_v1, whole genome shotgun sequence genomic DNA includes:
- the ANKRD33 gene encoding photoreceptor ankyrin repeat protein, translated to MTDASSGEERCTNISPTLDESDPELYYEEDEEEDEDEESANYSVLRSILSEEKESDDADIRSILSEDSIYPFYEPDLSDEDTDTDLTLYCCCVKNNAKVLQKKLDNGVTREEVMELDINGRNGLIAACYKGFVDIVIILSKCPFINVNHQDNDGNTALMIAAQAGFTTIVNYLLNYYPALEIETQDVRGLTALMKAAMQGQNDCVSALLMAGADLKAVDPVKRKTAQEWALLTGRFETIVRIRTLLQRPRAEQFSNKYLPEWPALPGLVAQELEKSGAECLSEKIRAMFTIRFPHDPEPDGVLDHMVRMTTCLASPFVATACRTICPENTPKVGKHRLSVPEILNEYIPDPDAKSMASRSSCSSQLMTPNWVLVPYKPHSTIVKLLSLPFRLHRNIVYPGSIPKIRLTKAPAQRSEKPPEPPTPSQNTLTLPRWRYQELREARKKAEEPVVKPKKKCNKKKREGKPRKP